A window from Peromyscus eremicus chromosome 1, PerEre_H2_v1, whole genome shotgun sequence encodes these proteins:
- the Ms4a2 gene encoding high affinity immunoglobulin epsilon receptor subunit beta isoform X1, whose protein sequence is MDTENKSRADLALPNPQESPSAPDIELLEASPPAKALPEKPVTPPPQQTWQTVLKRDLEFLGATQILVGLICLCFGTIVYSALHISDFDEEVLLSYRAGYPFWGAVLFVLSGFLSIMSERKNTLYLVRGSLGANVVSSITAGIGIVILILNLSHSSAYMNYCKDLSEDDGCFVASFVTEMVLMMLFLTILAFCSAVLLTTHRLGEELKNNKVTDDRLYEELNVYSPIYSELEDKEETPSPIGS, encoded by the exons atggatacagaaaataaGAGCAGAGCAGATCTTGCTCTCCCAAACCCACAAGAATCCCCCAG TGCGCCTGACATTGAGCTCTTGGAAGCATCTCCTCCTGCTAAAGCTCTGCCAGAGAAGCCAGTGACACCCCCACCACAGCAGACATGGCAGACAGTTTTGAAGAGAGATTTGGAGTTCCTGGGG GCAACACAAATTCTGGTTGGCTTGATATGCCTTTGTTTTGGAACAATTGTCTACTCTGCACTCCATATTTCAGACTTCGATGAAGAAGTACTTTTATCGTATAGAGCGGGCTATCCATTCTGGGGAGCAGTGCTG TTTGTTTTGTCTGGATTTTTGTCAATTATGTCTGAAAGGAAAAACACACTGTATCTG GTGAGAGGAAGCCTGGGAGCCAACGTCGTCAGCAGTATCACTGCAGGAATAGGGATCGTCATACTGATCCTCAATCTGAGCCACAGTTCCGCTTATATGAACTACTGCAAGGACCTGAGCGAGGACGATGGCTGCTTCGTGGCGTCTTTTGTCACA GAAATGGTGCTGATGATGCTGTTCCTCACCATCCTGGCCTTTTGCAGTGCTGTGCTGCTCACTACCCATAGGCTTGGAGAAGAACTCAAAAATAATAAG GTCACAGATGATCGTCTTTATGAAGAATTAAATGTTTATTCACCAATTTACAGTGAGTTGGAAGACAAAGAGGAAACACCTTCTCCTATTGGTTCATAA
- the Ms4a2 gene encoding high affinity immunoglobulin epsilon receptor subunit beta isoform X3, with product MDTENKSRADLALPNPQESPSAPDIELLEASPPAKALPEKPVTPPPQQTWQTVLKRDLEFLGATQILFVLSGFLSIMSERKNTLYLDLSEDDGCFVASFVTVTDDRLYEELNVYSPIYSELEDKEETPSPIGS from the exons atggatacagaaaataaGAGCAGAGCAGATCTTGCTCTCCCAAACCCACAAGAATCCCCCAG TGCGCCTGACATTGAGCTCTTGGAAGCATCTCCTCCTGCTAAAGCTCTGCCAGAGAAGCCAGTGACACCCCCACCACAGCAGACATGGCAGACAGTTTTGAAGAGAGATTTGGAGTTCCTGGGG GCAACACAAATTCTG TTTGTTTTGTCTGGATTTTTGTCAATTATGTCTGAAAGGAAAAACACACTGTATCTG GACCTGAGCGAGGACGATGGCTGCTTCGTGGCGTCTTTTGTCACA GTCACAGATGATCGTCTTTATGAAGAATTAAATGTTTATTCACCAATTTACAGTGAGTTGGAAGACAAAGAGGAAACACCTTCTCCTATTGGTTCATAA
- the Ms4a2 gene encoding high affinity immunoglobulin epsilon receptor subunit beta isoform X2 — MDTENKSRADLALPNPQESPSAPDIELLEASPPAKALPEKPVTPPPQQTWQTVLKRDLEFLGATQILVGLICLCFGTIVYSALHISDFDEEVLLSYRAGYPFWGAVLFVLSGFLSIMSERKNTLYLDLSEDDGCFVASFVTEMVLMMLFLTILAFCSAVLLTTHRLGEELKNNKVTDDRLYEELNVYSPIYSELEDKEETPSPIGS; from the exons atggatacagaaaataaGAGCAGAGCAGATCTTGCTCTCCCAAACCCACAAGAATCCCCCAG TGCGCCTGACATTGAGCTCTTGGAAGCATCTCCTCCTGCTAAAGCTCTGCCAGAGAAGCCAGTGACACCCCCACCACAGCAGACATGGCAGACAGTTTTGAAGAGAGATTTGGAGTTCCTGGGG GCAACACAAATTCTGGTTGGCTTGATATGCCTTTGTTTTGGAACAATTGTCTACTCTGCACTCCATATTTCAGACTTCGATGAAGAAGTACTTTTATCGTATAGAGCGGGCTATCCATTCTGGGGAGCAGTGCTG TTTGTTTTGTCTGGATTTTTGTCAATTATGTCTGAAAGGAAAAACACACTGTATCTG GACCTGAGCGAGGACGATGGCTGCTTCGTGGCGTCTTTTGTCACA GAAATGGTGCTGATGATGCTGTTCCTCACCATCCTGGCCTTTTGCAGTGCTGTGCTGCTCACTACCCATAGGCTTGGAGAAGAACTCAAAAATAATAAG GTCACAGATGATCGTCTTTATGAAGAATTAAATGTTTATTCACCAATTTACAGTGAGTTGGAAGACAAAGAGGAAACACCTTCTCCTATTGGTTCATAA